The Acidobacteriota bacterium nucleotide sequence CAAAACTGTAGAGCCGGTTGTCGTAGCGCAGCTCTTTGCGCTTGTGGAACCCTGCCGGCGCGGTGCCCGACGCGGCGGGAGAGGAAGCGATGGGCAGAGCCTGAGCGGCATCCACCCGCAGGGTGTAGACGTCCACCGGGCTGTGCAGGGTGAGCTTGGGCTTGCCCAGGAACTCGACGAAGCAGCCGGGGCCGAAGGTCTCCCCACAGCCGACATGGCGCGGCTGAGGCCGGTCGCGATTGAGCACCGCCAGCGCCGACGACGGCTGGCCAGCCAGGTCCACCCCGGCGGCGGCGAGCTGCTCGTAGGTCACCCGGTGCAGGCCCTTCTCCGCCACCAACAGGCGGGCTGCCAAGTCATCGGCGAAGGCTCCGCCACCGAGGGAAGGATGCGGCTTGGGAGCCTCCTCCCCGGCGACGATTTCCAACGGTCCCCGAGCCCCGGTGCGCTCCTTCACCGTCCCCCAATCGATGGCCCGGGCGCTGGGCGCCCCGCCGTAAGCCTGCCCCGGCGCGAAGGGACCGTGGGGCCGGCGGCGGCCCTGGTAGTCCAGATCCACCAGCCGCAGCTCCGCGACAGCGGCCCCCGCCACCGTTGCGGGGACTCGATGGCGATAGTTGCGGGGCACCAGGGAGTCGGCGCCGCGGGCGGGAATCCGCGCCAACACCTTCCACTCCTCGCCGGCGCTGCGGCCCTGGAGCTCGAAGCCCGCGTTGCGGGTCTCGCTGAGGGTGGTGAAGCGAACGTCCAGAGAGCCTCCCAGATCCTGGCTCTCGAAGGAGGCCAGGGTCACCGGCAGAGTGGCGATGCTGGCGCGGTAGTCCTCCACCTCGCCATCGGCCTTGGAGCCGGTGGCCTCGGCGGTGGTGAGGCCGTCGGTGGTGACCCGGAAGCGGGAGTAGAAGTCGCCGCTGTTCGCGCGATCCGCCGCCGGCACCGTCCAGGTCAGGGTGCAGGAGAAGACCCCGCCACCGGTGTTGGTGCAATCGGCGTTGCTGCCCGCCGCCGGCACCACCACGCAGGAACCCTCGTCGCTCTCGAAGGCACCGCCCTGGTCGAAGTCGATCCAGCCGCAGAGATCCGCCGCCGAGCCGCTCCCGTTGGTCACCGTGGTGGTGACGGTGTAGATGCCGTCGACGGTGGAGGTGGCGGGGAAGCTGGCAACGCCGTCCTCCTCCGCTCCGTCGCCGTTGGCGCCGTTGTTGTCGGCCCCGCCAGCCACCGGCTGACCGTCCCCTTCGCCGTCCGGCGCGGTGGTGCCCAAGAAGAGGGAGCGGTCCCCCAGCGCGTGGCGGGCGCCGGTGCCCAGATCGGTACCGTAGGTCGCCGGCGCGTCACCGAAGTCCCAGGCGCAGAGGACGAAATCGCTGATGCCGATGAATTGGTCGCCGGGGTTGTTGGGGAAGTCACCCTGGAAGTACTCCACCGTCAGCTGCGCCACCGGGCCGGCGATGAAGTAGCTGACATTGCTGGTGGTGGCACCGGTGCCGGAGGTGATGTCCGCCTCCCACACATCCCCTACCAGGTCCGGATCGCCGTTACCGTCGAAGTCCTGGGTCTGGTAGGCCAGCCGATTGCCCGAGCTGTCCTCCGCCAGCACCCGCACCAGATCCTCGAAACCGCCGTCGGAGTTGTTGCTGCCGTTGATGAAGTCCACGTCCAGCAGGTCGAAGCTCAGATCCCGCACCGGTGGCGAGAAGGAGAAAACGACGATCATGGCGCTAGATTCGTCGCCGTTGGTATCGGGGGCAATGCCCGTGGCGTCGGCGTCGAAGCCCATGGCGTAGTAGCCCAGGTGGCCGCCCTGGACCGAAGTCCGGGTGACGAAATCGGTGGCGGCGATGGAGGTGTTGTCGAGATCGAACGTGCTCACCTCGGTCAGCGTGATGTCGCCGAAGGTGGTGCTAGAGAAACCGGCCTGGTTGCCGTTGTCTCCCCAATCGTAGGTCTCCGTGGACATACAAACCGCAGCCTGGCTGGCAGATTGCTGCAGGATCAACCGCGCGTTGTTGAAGGTGCCCGTGTCCGCAGCGAAGTCGTCGCAGAGGTAGAGGGTCCAGGTTCCGGCGGAGCCCTCGCCGGAGAAAGCGGAAAGAGCGTTGACCTCGATATCCCGGTGGTAAAAGGGCACACCGGTGTTGTCACCGTCGCCGTCGTCGAGGCTGGTGGACTCCGAGCTGGAGCTCATCAGGATGTCGTAGTTGTCGTCGGGGTCGCTGACGGTGACGTTGATCAGGGTAGCCCGGGTCCCCGCC carries:
- a CDS encoding C25 family cysteine peptidase; translation: MMTKRASEVGQRIRAWILAAVILGMTVVGASLEAQTVIYTYDNSTSGNIPFTSGVNGDPANDCPAGPNLTRTFSVAESFTLADVGFGLNVSHIFREDVVAVLESPAGTRATLINVTVSDPDDNYDILMSSSSESTSLDDGDGDNTGVPFYHRDIEVNALSAFSGEGSAGTWTLYLCDDFAADTGTFNNARLILQQSASQAAVCMSTETYDWGDNGNQAGFSSTTFGDITLTEVSTFDLDNTSIAATDFVTRTSVQGGHLGYYAMGFDADATGIAPDTNGDESSAMIVVFSFSPPVRDLSFDLLDVDFINGSNNSDGGFEDLVRVLAEDSSGNRLAYQTQDFDGNGDPDLVGDVWEADITSGTGATTSNVSYFIAGPVAQLTVEYFQGDFPNNPGDQFIGISDFVLCAWDFGDAPATYGTDLGTGARHALGDRSLFLGTTAPDGEGDGQPVAGGADNNGANGDGAEEDGVASFPATSTVDGIYTVTTTVTNGSGSAADLCGWIDFDQGGAFESDEGSCVVVPAAGSNADCTNTGGGVFSCTLTWTVPAADRANSGDFYSRFRVTTDGLTTAEATGSKADGEVEDYRASIATLPVTLASFESQDLGGSLDVRFTTLSETRNAGFELQGRSAGEEWKVLARIPARGADSLVPRNYRHRVPATVAGAAVAELRLVDLDYQGRRRPHGPFAPGQAYGGAPSARAIDWGTVKERTGARGPLEIVAGEEAPKPHPSLGGGAFADDLAARLLVAEKGLHRVTYEQLAAAGVDLAGQPSSALAVLNRDRPQPRHVGCGETFGPGCFVEFLGKPKLTLHSPVDVYTLRVDAAQALPIASSPAASGTAPAGFHKRKELRYDNRLYSFGSPNGDPWFEERLLSYGAPAAAQRTFDLPDRGDGAVKLVVDLWGVTELPGDAPDHHVVVVLNGTEVRDVRFDGLTAQRLKIDVTPWARDTNNQLSIQVPGDTGYDFDLVHLEGFKAVYRGDAVAEGGRWKGRTYDSSPFAVTGLASVPAVLWASTSQGWQRLEGMPAAGPDGLQLDSPWGGAKSWLAQEGSFLTPGIEAGLPAPAEPSLADYLIVTHPAFAGDLDDLVALQTRRGLSTDVVTAEAVYAAYSDHAADPEAIRQLVADSRALGGLSYVLLVGGDSYDPYDYLGLGSVSFVPTPYVPVGDLVSFAPADDRLADVDGDTVPDLSLGRLPVRTPEELAAMVDKLWAWELRNASREVLLASGRSDVGDELTSVSAAFETSLGAAWSADPAAVDHHGFGAVRGRVLGALNRGTALVSYVGHSSYGQWDFDPLLNLPDVASLGNAGKPSWVLQWGCWNSYFVSPEVATLSDALLLDHRGGAVGTIGATTLVASASHQALGHRFFAQLGNGAATFGEALLGAKRDLAASGSAADAIAGVALLGDPATPVPNLGSPGGGRPGL